GTAGTCGCTAGAGGCGCCATGCGAAGCCGGTGGGATTTAGGTAGAACCACATTTTTCTACCACCACTGAAGTGTGGTATAGCTAAACACGATCATCTTAATGTCTTTGTCGTTTTTGTACGATTCGATTAATTTGGGTGTCATTTTCCAGCTCAGGACATTTTTTCCCTTCTCATAAAGTGATAGTATTTTTTTCATACTCAAGATGAAGACCCATATTTTATTTTGAATCTCCAAATCCGCTACTAAGGCATAATAAGGAATACACCCAAAAGCCTTGCATGCCTTTTGTACTTTTTCGAATTCGTCATTATCAATATAAATTCCTTCAGTCTCAGTACCATGCTTACGTGTTCTGCTTTTTACAGAAATGCCCGCGAGTTCTTTTGTCTTTGGGTTTCTGGCGATAAGATCAATTCCTGTGTGGTCAACCCTGGCACATTCAAAGCCGTTTTTAGAGAGCCAATATAAAACGAGGTTTCTCCAAAATCTCCTGAAATTTTCTGGTGTCTGCTGCTTTTCATTCATCTTCTCCTTGTAGCGTCATATTAAATAAAAAGCCTACTTAGGGAGGAGGGGCTGTCAAGCGAGATCGACGAAAAACAATCAACGACACAAGCATAGACTTATCTGTTCGTGGGTAGGGGGGCGGGGGCTACTTTACTTCTACCAGCTTGTAAATTCGGCTGGACTGGACAACGTAGGTCGAGGGCGGTTTCTCACCCTCGGGTACAACACGCGTAGTTGCGATGTATATGGAGTCCTGCTGCTGGATGAGTAATCCCTCTTCAGGCGAAAACCACATGCTTCCCTTTACCTTGCCCTTATCCACGACCTTAAGACCCTTGCGCTCGTAAGGCACAACCGTCTCACCCTTGTAGTCGATTCGCAGACACATGTAGTCGCCCGCTTTCTCCCAAGCCTTGACCTCGAACTCGTTAGTCGTCGTGATAACGCGCTCCTCGAGCACGACCTTTGTTTCCTGAACCCACGTATCTCCGGGTCTTAATATTCTATCCGGGAATGTGGGCTGGGTCTCTTCGTAAAGCTTCTCTGTGCGCTCCCTTGTTACGGGTATCGCGCGCGGGGCAGTGCCCGTATCCCTAATCTCAAGCGAGTAAATCTTGCCGTTGGACGCCATGCTGTAGGTGACCACTGTTGGAGCAAAACCGGCGCCCTCGCGCATAAGCTTCGTGACTTCTTTAACATGGAACGATGAATCGGCATTCATCGACTCGACTGTCATCTCGGTAGTCAATACGTTTCCGAAGGGTCCTCCCCGTTCACCCATCTCCCAGCCTTCTATCTTCCACGTTCCCGTGACTTCGTTCTTGTAGACGTACGTCTTGCCCTGCTCAAGCTTCCATAAAAGCTTCACGGGTCTTCGTTCGCAAGCGGCAGCAGCAAGGACCAGAAAGACGAGTCCCGATACAAGCAACGCATCCGCAGGCGTTATCGACTTATGCGTATTCCTGCGGAAGCGGTTCATTTCAGTTTCCTCCTCCATTAATGTTCGCGTACGAGGCGCTGCGCGCGGAAGGTGTGGGGCTGCCGAGACTTAGAGAAACAAGCTCGGTTGAAAGCGCGGCTTCGGCATCGTCTGAGACCATTGCAGGAGGTTCGGCTGGCATTCCCTTGAAGTAAGACGCTTCGTGCAAAGCGAGCGCGGGCGCAATGGGTGTACGCAGGAAAATGAACGCCACTAATGCGGCTGCCGAGGCAAGACCTGCGCCTGCTCCGGCGAAGATCCATCTCCACCATACCTTTGGTTTTGCGGAGCGTCTTTCAATCAGCTTCGCCTGGACCCTTGCCCACATGAACTCCATGCTTTCGGGTTCCGAGCGCGGGACCAGCGCATTGCGCATTACCCTCGTTAGCCGGGTCTCTCTGGCTAACGCCTCGCGGCAAGTGGGGCAGGAGCGCAGATGGGTGCGGAGCAATTTGGTTTCCTCGTCGGTTGTCCGGCCAGCGAGATAGAAAGCAAAAAGACCCTCTGCATTGCTGCAGTTCAGGATATCGGTTTTAATTATCTCTTTCTTCCTTAAGACCTGAGCGCCGTGTTGGTCTCCAGTGCGCTTACTACTCTTCTTTGGCAAAACCTGCCTCCATATCGCGTAATCGTGGAGCTAGGAGTTCCTGAAGACGTTTGCGCGCGCGGTGGAGATGAGTTCGGACGGTTACTTCCTCGCAGTCGAGCACCCTCGCTATCTCTTCGTAGCTTAACTCATCCACGAAGGAGAGTACGGCAACCCTTTTCTGGCGTTCGGACAGCTGCGAGAGAGCCCAGTTTATCTGTTCCCTTAGCTCGGCGCGCCTTCGATGTTCGTCGGGCGTCCGGCCGTCTTCAAGGGAAATCGCCTCTTCATCGCCCATGTCCTCCAGGGAGATGGTTTTTCTCCTTTTCGCGCGGCGTAAACGGTCTATGGACTCGTTAGTTGCGCTTCGGGCAAGATACGTTTTTAAGGCATCCGCCTTCCGCATTCGCTCCACATTTTCAAAGAACCTTACGAAAACCTGCTGAACCACATCGTCGGCTTCAGAATGGTCGCCCAAAAAACCATAGGCAATAGAGTACAGCAAACGCTTGTAACGCTCAACAATCTCGCGGCTTGCGTCGTCTGAGCCGCGCCTTATATCAGCGACAAGTTCCGCATCTGAGCGTATTACGGGTTCAGAATGCTTCTTATTTCTAGACGAAGAGGCGTTATTATTCGTTGACGCAAAAAGGGCGTTTAAAAACTTTCTATCAAGGGGGTCCAAACGGATTTTTTTTAGCTCCGTCCCGCAAAGTCCGACATCCACAAAAATATTTTAGCTAGATATCCTTATAAGTCAACTGCTTGTTCGATTATCCGCGCCCGGTCTTTCAAAAATCCTCCTTTATTGACAATTTTTGATATTGGGCTATGCTTTTGCATCCAGCCCAGGAGGAACGATGATAAAGAAGATAAGTATGTTTTTTTTAGCGGGGACACTCGGTCTTGGTGCAAAGATATGGGTAAACGCGATACGAGACCCCGGCGCCGAGCTTGGGCAGGGCGACTGGACTACCGACAGTATGGGGATTAGCGATAGTGCACGAGTAAACGCGCACGATCCCGAGCGGTCATTTACAGGTAGTTATTCATTTCTTACGGATACTAAAACCTATTGCGGCGTGGTCGACGGAGGAGTAAGGGTT
This region of bacterium genomic DNA includes:
- a CDS encoding zf-HC2 domain-containing protein, with the translated sequence MPKKSSKRTGDQHGAQVLRKKEIIKTDILNCSNAEGLFAFYLAGRTTDEETKLLRTHLRSCPTCREALARETRLTRVMRNALVPRSEPESMEFMWARVQAKLIERRSAKPKVWWRWIFAGAGAGLASAAALVAFIFLRTPIAPALALHEASYFKGMPAEPPAMVSDDAEAALSTELVSLSLGSPTPSARSASYANINGGGN
- a CDS encoding sigma-70 family RNA polymerase sigma factor, whose product is MDVGLCGTELKKIRLDPLDRKFLNALFASTNNNASSSRNKKHSEPVIRSDAELVADIRRGSDDASREIVERYKRLLYSIAYGFLGDHSEADDVVQQVFVRFFENVERMRKADALKTYLARSATNESIDRLRRAKRRKTISLEDMGDEEAISLEDGRTPDEHRRRAELREQINWALSQLSERQKRVAVLSFVDELSYEEIARVLDCEEVTVRTHLHRARKRLQELLAPRLRDMEAGFAKEE